The Thalassoroseus pseudoceratinae genome has a segment encoding these proteins:
- a CDS encoding head-tail joining protein: MANLENIITDARSVILDTDMQAEEVTYTPSGGGGSTITAIVLRHESIGLQVYEDGSMETLQRTVLCSSADVSDIKKGDTFTIGGDVFFVSASPDSDGFGWITVEVERTIGHEKSGSNYRIRRN; this comes from the coding sequence ATGGCAAACCTTGAAAACATAATCACAGATGCACGAAGCGTCATTCTCGATACGGACATGCAGGCCGAAGAAGTGACCTATACGCCTTCGGGCGGAGGCGGTTCCACGATCACGGCTATCGTGCTTCGACATGAATCGATCGGTCTGCAAGTCTATGAAGACGGCTCTATGGAGACGCTTCAAAGAACCGTTCTTTGCAGTTCCGCCGATGTCTCCGACATCAAGAAAGGCGATACGTTCACGATCGGCGGCGACGTCTTCTTCGTCTCGGCTTCGCCCGATTCGGACGGATTCGGTTGGATTACTGTTGAAGTCGAACGAACAATCGGCCATGAAAAAAGCGGTTCGAACTATCGCATTCGGAGGAACTAA